A stretch of Lathyrus oleraceus cultivar Zhongwan6 chromosome 6, CAAS_Psat_ZW6_1.0, whole genome shotgun sequence DNA encodes these proteins:
- the LOC127092861 gene encoding uncharacterized protein LOC127092861 — protein sequence MNPERRSTFQFKYKNVDLASLQKLSVKVTPIKLNSFVQDYGRILDILNEKMDMMIAVTIAQFYDPPLHCFTLYDFQLALTLEKFERIVGRNLKDHNPFSKFDEGIPPKRIALALGLNVSEVMDNWDVKGAFNVFSRKFLEDQAKKMEKEGNWEAFYVVLAVLVYGIVLFPNIDHFVDHLAVRTFLSGNPVSFLLADLHYALHDRHEKKGGTILCCAQLLHVRFRSHMPEEGPFVSKELKPSLKLASLTSNHVKWYIRNLETEDVIISIGDFPNVPLIGTKSCINYNPVLSLRQHGYPMNDPPKAEALEPFILHSAEADHPTVKKIKRSWQAVIKKGKELGKRNVIAREPYTCWVRERVQMVKLPFPFDPSIYPLVPKPEPILPEDVEKLNARIKELELENSDLSIKLGRVSVENGNLKDGQQKKDKKLEISNKRDRESEARKEKFGQALYSTKSVFKTKEEELDKAVLRIQKLNKTLGLTLEMKREAQLISEIRTHELQNTIQKYKDDVEHEKLRTEESERVCTRLNYQLEQANARIQVLEGVDQDAFYLMLLSEYRYWRNLYRDIEVTKVEDLRIIQDLQGLYTEWKGKFLRLSRFANSVIQELPEKLQEVDWCMCP from the coding sequence atgaatcctgagagaagaagcacttttcagttcaaatacaagaacgtGGACCTTGCCAGCCTGCAGAAGTTGAGTGTCAAAGTAACACCAATCAAACTCAATAGCTTTGTGCAAGACTATGGAAGAATTCTGGACATCTtaaatgagaagatggacatgatgaTTGCGGTGACTATTGCTCAATTTTATGATCCACCTCTACATTGTTTCACATTATATGATTTCCAATTGGCTCTCACCTTGGAAAAGTTTGAGAGGATTGTAGGCCGGAATTTGAAGGATCATAATCCATTTTCGAAGTTTGATGAAGGTATTCCTCCCAAGAGAATAGCTTTAGCTTTGGGTCTGAATGTTTCTGAAGTCATGGACAATTGGGATGTGAAGGGAGCTTTCAATGTtttttctaggaagttcttggaagatcaagctaagaagatggaaaaggaggggaattgggaagctttttATGTTGTGTTAGCTgtgttggtatatgggatagttctcttcccaaatattgaccattttgtggacCACCTGGCGGTGAGAACCTTCCTCTCTGGTAACCCTGTATCGTTCCTCCTAGCAGACCTTCATTATGCTCTCCATGATCgtcatgagaagaagggaggaacCATTTTATGTTGTGCGCAGCTGTTGCATGTCAGGTTTAGATCTCATATGCCCGAAGAAGGCCCTTTTGTCTCGAAGGAACTCAAGCCCTCCCTGAAGTTAGCTTCTCTCACCTCTAATCATGTTAAGTGGTATATCAGGAATTTGGAAACCGAGGATGTTATTATCAGCATTGGAGACTTCCCTAATGTACCTTTGATAGGAACCAAGagttgcatcaactacaaccccgTGTTATCTTTGAGGCAGCATGGTTACCCTATGAATGACCCTCCAAAAGCTGAAGCTTTAGAGCCTTTCATCTTACACAGTGCTGAAGCAGATCACCCCACGGTGAAGAAGATCAAGAGGTCATGGCAAGCAGTTATCAAAAAGGGTAAGGAATTGGGTAAGAGAAATGTCATCGCTCGAGAGCCTTATACTTGTTGGGTGAGAGAGAGGGTTCAGATGGTTAAACTCCCTTttccatttgatccttctatctatcCGTTGGTTCCTAAGCCAGAAcccatattacctgaagatgtGGAGAAGCTTAATGCCCGTATTAAGGAGCTGGAGTTGGAGAATTCTGACTTGAGTATTAAACTCGGCCGAGTCTCGGTAGAGAATGGGAATTTGAAAGATGGTCAACAGAAGAAGGACAAAAAGCTCGAAATTTCCAACAAAAGGGATAGGGAGTCTGAGGCAAGGAAAGAAAAGTTCGGACAAGCGCTCTATAGTACTAAATCTGTGTTCAAGACGAAGGAGGAGGAGTTGGATAAAGCTGTACTCCGGATCcaaaaactcaacaaaactcTGGGGTTGACtcttgaaatgaaaagggaaGCACAACTGATTTCTGAGATTCGTACTCATGAACTTCAGAATACCATTCAGAAATACAAGGATGATGTGGAACATGAGAAGCTGAGGACTGAAGAGTCAGAAAGAGTTTGCACACGGTTGAACTATCAGTTGGAACAAGCCAATGCTAGGATCCAGGTACTTGAAGGTGTGGATCAGGATGCTTTCTATCTGATGTTGTTGAGTGAGTACagatattggagaaacctctatagggacatagagGTGACCAAGGTTGAAGACTTGCGCATCATTCAAGACCTCCAAGGACTTTACACTGAGTGGAAGGGAAAATTTTTGAGGCTGTCCAGATTTGCAAATTCCGTCATACAAGAGTTGCCTGAGAAATTGCAAGAAGttgattggtgcatgtgtccaTAG